Proteins found in one Quercus robur chromosome 2, dhQueRobu3.1, whole genome shotgun sequence genomic segment:
- the LOC126713931 gene encoding protein rough sheath 2 homolog, giving the protein MKERQRWQPEEDALLRAYVKQYGPKEWNLISQRMPQPLHRDPKSCLERWKNYLKPGLKKGSLTPEEQSLVISLQAKYGNKWKKIAAEVPGRTAKRLGKWWEVFKEKQLKQQQKQKQNLHHNNLNTNHPHNYSEYSHSDCTDSIPTVVVGSTSSSEKVGQGPYDHILDTFAEKYVLPQPKNMAPVLPGISLSDPDRVLSLGSNTPTTTTATTSSSSVSVIPLWMNMNMNMNMNMNMNMNVSTTSSSATSATTPSPSVSLSLSPSDPGLDPDINPTRVYLGQQMGSLVQYVKEVEEGRQSWVQHRKEASWRLSRLEQQLESEKARKRREKMEEIEAKIRCLREEELAFFGRIESEYKEELNALHRDAETIEAKLVESWCSKHVKLAKLVDQIRLGHTSHGFTVL; this is encoded by the coding sequence atgaaggaGCGTCAGCGTTGGCAGCCAGAGGAAGACGCACTCCTCCGAGCTTACGTGAAGCAATATGGGCCAAAAGAATGGAACCTCATTTCCCAACGCATGCCCCAACCTCTCCACCGTGACCCTAAATCCTGTCTCGAACGCTGGAAAAACTACCTAAAACCAGGCCTCAAGAAAGGCTCTCTCACCCCTGAAGAACAGTCCCTCGTCATTTCTCTCCAAGCCAAGTACGGCAACAAGTGGAAGAAGATCGCCGCCGAGGTCCCCGGCCGCACCGCCAAACGCCTCGGCAAGTGGTGGGAGGTCTTCAAAGAAAAACAGCTCAAACAacagcaaaagcaaaagcaaaatctCCACCACAACAACCTCAATACTAACCACCCCCACAACTATTCCGAGTATTCACATTCTGATTGTACGGACAGCATTCCCACCGTGGTTGTGGGGTCCACTTCGTCTTCCGAGAAGGTCGGTCAGGGTCCGTACGATCATATCTTGGACACCTTTGCTGAGAAGTACGTGCTGCCACAGCCTAAAAATATGGCTCCGGTGCTTCCGGGTATTTCTCTATCCGACCCGGACCGGGTTTTGTCTCTCGGGTCGAATACTCCGACGACTACTACTGCTACGACGTCGTCTTCGTCCGTGTCGGTGATTCCGTTGTGGatgaatatgaatatgaatatgaatatgaacATGAACATGAATATGAATGTGAGTACGACGTCGTCTTCTGCCACATCGGCGACGACGCCGTCTCCATCGGTTAGTTTATCGCTCTCTCCATCTGACCCGGGTTTGGATCCGGATATAAATCCGACCCGGGTGTATCTGGGTCAGCAAATGGGTAGCTTGGTCCAGTATGTGAAGGAGGTTGAGGAAGGGAGGCAGAGCTGGGTGCAGCACAGGAAAGAGGCCTCGTGGCGGCTAAGCAGGTTGGAGCAACAGCTGGAGTCAGAGAAAGCCaggaagaggagagagaaaatggaggagATTGAGGCAAAGATTCGGTGTTTGAGAGAGGAAGAATTGGCTTTTTTCGGTCGGATTGAGAGTGAGTACAAAGAAGAGCTTAATGCTTTGCATAGAGATGCTGAGACCATAGAAGCCAAGTTGGTGGAGTCATGGTGTAGCAAGCATGTCAAGTTGGCTAAGCTTGTGGACCAGATTAGGTTGGGCCATACTAGTCATGGGTTCACTGTCCTATAG